One genomic segment of Primulina tabacum isolate GXHZ01 chromosome 9, ASM2559414v2, whole genome shotgun sequence includes these proteins:
- the LOC142556524 gene encoding uncharacterized protein LOC142556524, producing MAACGGLEHIFEKPLPDNSTFLESLSPWKQIKTMKSFGGSSSSSFTELFGELHFKENHVNEISSTPTSLSSDSSVSNSNQSKIDIPGVSIIHQEKFKNPLSSYDPSRNNIHYRHSDSFSSMNSESLSLCTEGLGSESSDDVEDLLGNEVSGNEWRNQEERRSMMKNTTENNNHCGESRRSRIRRREIPPPISCIGRNGKPWVCFKSLREDGRFILKEVRIPTQEFLHACRENGRLRLRFVHSDDEILEENEEEPTEEQDDEEAINGEENGRTNPWATTVV from the coding sequence ATGGCAGCTTGTGGTGGCTTAGAACACATCTTTGAGAAGCCATTACCAGATAACTCAACCTTTCTTGAATCTCTTTCGCCATGGAAACAGATTAAAACCATGAAATCATTCGGTGGTTCGTCCTCGTCCTCTTTTACCGAGTTATTTGGTGAATTGCACTTCAAAGAAAACCATGTTAATGAGATATCCTCTACACCTACATCTTTATCCTCAGATTCATCTGTTTCCAATTCTAATCAATCGAAGATCGATATTCCAGGAGTTTCTATTATCCATCAAGAAAAATTTAAGAATCCCTTATCGAGCTATGATCCGTCAAGGAATAATATACATTACAGGCATAGTGACTCCTTTTCCTCCATGAATTCTGAGAGTTTGTCTCTGTGCACTGAAGGGCTCGGGTCCGAAAGCTCCGATGATGTCGAAGATTTGTTGGGAAATGAGGTTAGTGGTAATGAATGGAGGAATCAAGAAGAGAGGAGGAGCATGATGAAAAATACTACAGAAAATAATAATCACTGCGGTGAATCTAGAAGATCAAGAATCCGCAGAAGGGAGATTCCTCCACCTATTTCTTGTATAGGGAGAAACGGGAAGCCATGGGTTTGTTTTAAATCATTAAGAGAAGATGGGAGATTCATTCTTAAAGAAGTAAGGATCCCAACTCAAGAATTCTTGCATGCATGCCGCGAAAACGGACGTTTACGATTACGGTTCGTTCATTCTGATGATGAAATCcttgaagaaaatgaagaagaacCTACAGAGGAACAAGATGATGAAGAGGCTATAAATGGAGAGGAGAATGGTCGAACGAACCCATGGGCGACGACCGTAGTGTAA
- the LOC142555162 gene encoding uncharacterized protein At2g27730, mitochondrial, which translates to MATRNAFRYVISRRMSSSGKVLSEEEKAAENIYIKKMEQEKLEKLARKGPKADEAPAGSSGGTANVADANPSGRSSSTSKTSTDTYRNYAVVAGLATIAAASGWYFLGSKKTKPEEVQD; encoded by the exons ATGGCGACTCGAAATGCTTTTAGATATGTCATATCTCGTAGGATGTCAAGTAGTGGAAAAGTCCTGAGTGAGGAGGAGAAGGCTGCAGAAAACATCTATATCAAG AAAATGGAGCAAGAGAAATTGGAGAAGCTTGCCAGGAAG GGCCCTAAGGCAGATGAAGCTCCGGCAGGAAGCTCAGGAGGCACAGCTAATGTAGCTGATGCTAACCCAAGTGGCCGGAGCTCCTCAACTTCTAAAACATCAACTGACACCTATAGAAATTATGCTGTTGTAGCTGGTCTTGCAACTATTGCTGCTGCCAGTGGGTGGTATTTCTTGGGGTCGAAGAAGACAAAACCTGAAGAAGTGCAGGATTGA